In Liquorilactobacillus nagelii DSM 13675, the following proteins share a genomic window:
- the glgA gene encoding glycogen synthase GlgA yields the protein MKILFAAAECAPFFKTGGLGDVVGALPQSLHQRGHQVAVIVPFFSGIKAEYRAQLKNLFNFTVTVGWRQQYCGVKTLQRQGVDYYFIDNQYYFKRPKLYGYYDDGERFAFFQQAVVELMEKIDFIPDVLHVNDYHTAFIPFLLREKYHWIQAYRKIATVLTIHNLEFQGQYERQILPDLFGMGTQRYDDGTIRFNDAVNWMKAGILYADRVNTVSPSYAQEIQTPAFGCGLEVILGMEHQKLSGILNGIDFKANNPATDPVLKANFSVTDLTGKQRDKQALQQIFNLPQRPNVALIGVVSRLTYQKGFKLLVAELENLLQFDVQFVLLGTGYADLEHDFGYFATKYPEKCSVRIGFDIELAQQIYAGCDLFLMPSAFEPCGLSQMLAMRYGTLPVVHQIGGLCDSVQPYNPIEQTGTGFGFIEYSSFYLMEAIKLALNVYQNQPLIWQKLIKTAMQQDFSWKTASVGYEKLYQQLLIE from the coding sequence ATGAAAATTTTATTTGCAGCAGCTGAATGTGCACCATTTTTTAAAACTGGTGGTTTGGGGGATGTTGTTGGTGCTTTGCCACAGAGCTTACATCAGCGAGGACATCAAGTGGCCGTCATAGTGCCTTTCTTTTCCGGTATTAAAGCTGAATATCGCGCTCAATTGAAAAATCTGTTTAATTTTACGGTAACAGTTGGTTGGCGGCAGCAGTACTGTGGCGTTAAAACGTTGCAGCGGCAAGGAGTTGATTATTACTTTATTGATAATCAATATTATTTTAAGCGGCCTAAACTATATGGTTATTATGACGATGGTGAACGCTTTGCTTTTTTTCAACAAGCAGTTGTTGAGTTGATGGAAAAAATTGATTTTATTCCAGATGTATTACATGTTAATGACTATCACACTGCTTTTATTCCGTTTCTTTTGCGTGAAAAATACCATTGGATTCAGGCTTATCGAAAAATAGCTACGGTTTTAACGATTCATAATTTAGAATTTCAGGGACAATATGAGCGACAGATTTTACCCGATTTATTTGGAATGGGGACGCAACGTTATGATGATGGTACGATCCGGTTCAACGATGCCGTTAACTGGATGAAAGCGGGCATTTTGTACGCTGATCGGGTTAATACTGTTAGTCCATCCTATGCACAAGAAATTCAAACACCAGCATTTGGCTGTGGTTTGGAAGTTATTTTAGGAATGGAGCATCAAAAACTTTCAGGAATTTTGAATGGAATTGATTTCAAGGCTAATAATCCAGCAACTGATCCAGTATTAAAGGCAAATTTCAGCGTAACGGATTTAACTGGCAAACAACGAGACAAGCAAGCTTTGCAACAGATATTTAATTTGCCACAGCGCCCAAATGTTGCCTTGATTGGAGTAGTTAGCCGCTTAACATATCAAAAAGGATTTAAATTATTGGTGGCCGAACTGGAAAACTTACTGCAGTTTGATGTTCAGTTCGTCTTACTAGGAACTGGTTATGCAGATTTGGAACATGATTTTGGTTATTTTGCGACTAAATACCCTGAGAAGTGCAGTGTTCGAATTGGTTTTGATATTGAATTAGCGCAACAGATTTATGCTGGCTGTGATCTCTTCTTAATGCCCTCAGCTTTTGAACCATGTGGGTTATCGCAGATGCTTGCCATGCGTTATGGAACGCTGCCGGTTGTCCATCAAATTGGTGGCTTGTGTGATAGTGTTCAGCCATATAACCCAATTGAACAAACTGGAACCGGTTTTGGCTTTATTGAATATTCTTCGTTTTATTTAATGGAAGCCATCAAATTAGCGCTTAATGTCTATCAAAATCAACCATTGATTTGGCAGAAATTAATCAAGACAGCGATGCAGCAAGACTTTAGTTGGAAAACAGCCAGTGTTGGATATGAAAAATTATACCAGCAGTTGTTGATTGAGTAG
- the glgD gene encoding glucose-1-phosphate adenylyltransferase subunit GlgD produces MKTNKMCAIIGNEHEYTDLLPLTQDRPLSTLYFDCKYRIIDFALSSVANANIRSVFMLVNEGRVKSIFDHLGGGREWGLDSIGSYQYFSFYQDMVRKKAQGEAPFGDVIDFLRTSKAPYTVYLTNKFVGNLDLRAVLKIHQEQGNQLTAVFKRKPAAGIAPDDRILNLKKDGTVEQVKAFRKIKPAEKVYNLSLGVFIANTDWLIEQLENSQTLSLEEFLFDSLAQIKSSTYEYTGYVSNIYNLPSYYQANMDMLNSENYNSLLFSSQKVITRTKNEVATYFAASSDVQNSQIATGCVIKGKVANSLISRRTLVEDGAAVENSIVMGSAQIGAKAQVVYALIDKNVTIDPGVKIIGQPNQLVVVKKNEHVTADIRGGK; encoded by the coding sequence ATGAAGACTAATAAGATGTGTGCCATTATTGGTAATGAACATGAGTATACCGACTTGCTGCCGTTAACACAAGATCGACCGTTATCAACATTATATTTTGATTGCAAATATCGAATTATTGATTTTGCCTTATCAAGTGTGGCCAATGCCAATATTCGTTCGGTGTTCATGCTGGTCAATGAAGGACGAGTGAAATCAATTTTTGATCATTTGGGCGGTGGTCGCGAATGGGGATTAGACAGTATTGGCAGTTACCAATATTTCAGTTTTTACCAAGACATGGTACGTAAAAAGGCGCAAGGTGAAGCGCCATTTGGTGATGTGATTGATTTTTTAAGAACTTCTAAAGCTCCTTATACGGTTTATTTGACAAATAAGTTTGTCGGCAATTTGGACTTGCGAGCGGTTTTAAAAATTCATCAAGAGCAGGGCAATCAGTTGACAGCTGTTTTTAAGCGCAAACCAGCGGCTGGAATTGCTCCAGATGATCGAATCTTAAACTTGAAAAAAGACGGAACGGTTGAACAAGTTAAAGCTTTTCGTAAAATAAAACCGGCAGAAAAAGTTTATAACTTATCCTTAGGGGTTTTTATTGCCAATACTGACTGGTTGATTGAACAATTGGAAAACAGTCAAACATTGAGCTTAGAGGAATTTTTATTTGATAGTTTAGCACAGATTAAAAGCTCAACTTATGAATACACTGGTTATGTCAGCAATATCTACAATCTGCCAAGTTACTATCAAGCAAACATGGACATGCTCAATTCAGAAAATTATAATTCATTACTGTTTTCTAGTCAAAAAGTTATTACCCGAACGAAAAATGAGGTTGCCACCTATTTTGCAGCTTCTTCAGACGTCCAAAATAGTCAAATTGCCACTGGCTGTGTGATTAAAGGAAAAGTTGCTAATAGTTTGATTTCGCGGCGCACTTTAGTTGAAGACGGGGCGGCCGTTGAGAATTCAATTGTGATGGGAAGTGCTCAAATCGGAGCTAAGGCTCAAGTGGTGTATGCACTAATTGATAAGAATGTCACAATTGATCCCGGAGTTAAAATTATTGGACAACCAAATCAATTAGTCGTGGTTAAGAAAAATGAACATGTGACAGCTGATATTCGTGGAGGAAAATAA
- a CDS encoding glucose-1-phosphate adenylyltransferase, whose amino-acid sequence MKNEMIAVILAGGQGSRLKDLTKNSAKPAVPFGGRYRIIDFTLSNCVNSGIYNIGVITQYQPLTLNSHIGNGASWGLDHLDSGVTILQPYSNKEGSKFFEGTAHAIYQNIDYIDAMDPEYLLVLSGDHIYKMDYDQMLRTHKAKKAALTVAVIDVPWDEASRFGIMNTDENNRIIEFEEKPEHPKSNHASMGIYIFNWQRLRSVLINGFTKEVPMIDFGKNVIPFYIKSGDNVFAHNFSGYWKDVGTIQSLWEANMEFIDDQGGLNVRDRSWRIFSKNPIAPPQFITSTATVNDSMVVDGCFVAGKIEHSILSANVQVKEGSLVKDSVIMPGTLIGKNVTIKKAIIGENAIIGDNAVIDGTDEVAVVGNGEVIGVKTDED is encoded by the coding sequence ATGAAAAATGAAATGATAGCAGTGATATTAGCTGGCGGACAAGGTTCTAGACTGAAAGATTTAACAAAAAACAGTGCTAAGCCAGCAGTGCCTTTCGGAGGCCGTTACCGAATTATTGATTTTACTTTAAGTAACTGTGTTAATTCAGGCATTTATAATATTGGTGTAATTACGCAGTACCAGCCGTTGACTTTAAACAGCCATATTGGTAATGGGGCCAGTTGGGGGCTGGATCACCTTGATTCTGGGGTAACTATTTTACAACCATATTCTAATAAAGAGGGCAGTAAATTTTTTGAGGGTACGGCGCACGCAATTTATCAAAACATTGATTATATTGATGCAATGGACCCTGAATATTTGCTGGTTTTGTCAGGAGATCACATCTATAAGATGGATTACGATCAAATGTTACGGACACATAAAGCCAAAAAGGCAGCTTTGACGGTAGCGGTAATTGATGTACCGTGGGATGAAGCCAGTCGCTTTGGAATTATGAATACTGATGAAAATAATCGAATTATTGAATTTGAAGAAAAACCAGAACATCCTAAAAGTAATCATGCCTCAATGGGAATTTACATTTTTAATTGGCAACGATTACGCTCAGTTTTGATTAATGGTTTTACGAAAGAAGTTCCGATGATCGACTTCGGAAAGAATGTTATTCCATTTTATATCAAGAGTGGTGATAATGTTTTTGCGCATAATTTTTCCGGTTATTGGAAAGATGTGGGGACAATTCAGTCATTGTGGGAAGCCAATATGGAATTCATTGATGATCAAGGTGGGTTGAATGTCCGTGACCGTAGTTGGCGAATTTTTTCTAAAAACCCAATTGCACCGCCGCAATTTATTACTAGTACTGCAACAGTTAATGATTCCATGGTGGTTGATGGCTGTTTTGTGGCAGGCAAGATTGAGCATAGTATTTTATCGGCCAATGTGCAGGTAAAAGAGGGCTCTTTGGTTAAGGATAGTGTAATTATGCCGGGAACCTTAATTGGTAAAAATGTCACGATTAAAAAGGCAATTATTGGTGAGAACGCAATTATTGGCGATAATGCTGTGATTGATGGAACGGATGAGGTTGCAGTTGTTGGCAATGGAGAAGTGATTGGAGTGAAGACAGATGAAGACTAA
- the glgB gene encoding 1,4-alpha-glucan branching protein GlgB, with protein sequence MEQSENDFSNELMGFVNGENFRAYQIMGAHQATKNDRSGFIFRVWAPNAQQVSVVGDFNQWEQPGLIMQKDTTGIWSLFTTQPQVGQLYKYNIKQADGREVFKIDPFAQRFEKRPQNAAILGDLLPHHWHDGLWRGRHKRSNYFERPLNIYEVHASSWKQHTDGSPYTIKDLTHELIPYLKQMHYSHVEFMPLMEHPLGASWGYQLIGYFAFCSYYGTPEDFQEFVERCHAANIGVLVDWVPGHFCRNADTLPYYDGTATFEYQDNQRADNPGWGTLNFDLAKPAVQSFLISSAMYWLETFHLDGIRVDAVSNMIYLDYGGRACQLNQDGSNRDLAGWSFLRKLNQVVKATYPQALMMAEESTADTKVTGMLAENSLGFDYKWNMGWMNDVLKFFEMDPIYRKDNLNLLTFSWMYRQTENFILPLSHDEVVHGKRSLMHKMWGDRYRQFAQLRTLYAYQMVHPGKKLLFMGSEWGQFLEWKYDHGLEWVDLNDLLNQKMQLFTKTLNEFYLANRALWEIDDQETTLEVIDADNTAETVLSFIRHGKRKKDFLVVAMSFTPVERRNFRIGVPYPGIYHEVLNTEMQEFGGTWVRHNVASQTEKVPFKQYQQSITTTLPAFGTLILQPEKINLRRREIK encoded by the coding sequence ATGGAACAGTCGGAAAATGACTTTTCTAATGAGTTGATGGGTTTTGTTAATGGAGAGAACTTTCGAGCATATCAGATAATGGGTGCACACCAAGCAACCAAAAATGACAGGTCAGGTTTTATTTTTCGTGTTTGGGCACCAAATGCTCAGCAAGTCTCAGTAGTGGGGGATTTTAATCAGTGGGAGCAGCCGGGTTTAATAATGCAAAAGGATACAACTGGAATATGGAGCTTGTTTACAACTCAACCGCAAGTTGGTCAACTTTATAAATATAATATTAAGCAAGCGGATGGACGAGAAGTTTTCAAGATTGATCCTTTCGCCCAACGATTTGAGAAAAGGCCACAAAATGCAGCGATTTTAGGAGACTTGTTGCCACATCATTGGCATGATGGTTTGTGGCGTGGTCGACATAAACGTTCAAATTATTTTGAGCGCCCACTTAATATTTATGAAGTCCATGCCAGTTCTTGGAAACAGCATACAGATGGTTCACCATATACCATTAAAGATTTAACACATGAATTAATTCCATATTTAAAACAGATGCACTATTCACACGTTGAGTTTATGCCATTGATGGAACATCCATTAGGTGCTTCTTGGGGTTACCAGCTAATTGGGTATTTTGCTTTTTGTTCTTATTATGGGACACCGGAAGACTTCCAAGAGTTTGTTGAAAGATGTCACGCAGCCAACATTGGGGTATTGGTAGATTGGGTGCCCGGACATTTTTGTCGCAATGCCGACACTTTGCCTTATTATGATGGAACAGCAACTTTTGAATATCAAGATAATCAACGAGCAGACAACCCTGGCTGGGGGACATTAAATTTTGATTTGGCTAAACCAGCTGTTCAATCTTTTTTGATTTCCAGCGCGATGTATTGGTTGGAGACCTTTCATTTAGATGGAATCCGGGTTGATGCTGTTTCAAATATGATTTATCTAGATTATGGTGGAAGGGCTTGCCAGCTGAATCAGGATGGTTCTAATCGCGACTTAGCTGGTTGGAGTTTTTTACGTAAATTAAATCAGGTGGTTAAAGCAACTTATCCACAAGCCTTGATGATGGCAGAAGAAAGCACAGCTGATACAAAAGTTACGGGGATGTTGGCTGAAAATTCCTTAGGTTTTGACTACAAATGGAATATGGGTTGGATGAACGATGTTTTGAAATTTTTTGAAATGGATCCGATTTATCGCAAAGATAATTTAAATTTGTTGACTTTTTCCTGGATGTATCGTCAAACAGAAAATTTTATTTTACCGTTGTCACATGACGAGGTTGTTCACGGCAAACGGAGCTTAATGCATAAGATGTGGGGGGATCGTTACCGCCAATTTGCTCAGTTACGCACATTATATGCTTATCAAATGGTTCATCCCGGTAAAAAACTGTTGTTTATGGGGAGTGAATGGGGTCAATTTTTGGAGTGGAAATACGATCATGGCTTAGAATGGGTTGATTTAAATGACCTGCTTAATCAGAAAATGCAATTATTTACTAAGACTTTAAACGAATTTTATTTAGCCAATCGAGCTTTATGGGAAATTGATGATCAAGAAACTACGCTTGAAGTAATTGATGCGGATAACACAGCAGAAACAGTGTTGAGCTTTATTCGTCACGGCAAACGCAAAAAAGATTTTTTAGTAGTTGCCATGAGTTTTACTCCAGTTGAACGACGGAACTTTCGCATTGGAGTTCCATATCCGGGAATTTATCACGAGGTTCTAAACACTGAAATGCAAGAGTTTGGCGGTACTTGGGTCCGGCATAATGTTGCTAGTCAAACTGAAAAGGTTCCATTTAAACAATATCAGCAATCGATAACAACAACTTTACCAGCTTTTGGCACACTTATTTTACAACCAGAGAAGATTAATTTGCGACGGCGGGAAATCAAATGA
- the celB gene encoding PTS cellobiose transporter subunit IIC encodes MENSDAFKEKMTNAVGKFAGSRFVRAIMEAGYSVIAFSIIGAMFLILEVLPQAFPIPGFAGFYAETLGRFTNLFQVVYNSTMGILALIFAGTFTYSYTKIYQEEEHLNLNPLNGLLMFLMAMFITVPQLVWKGGTVQFVQSLNKANIIGGGYAVSASGVTRIAAVGIFTGLVVGWLTVQIYRFTIKHNWSIKMPASVPAGVANSFSALIPGFCVAFVIALLNLILVFAGTDIFKVLYIPFSFVSNIADTWWGFLIIIFLIHFLWWFGIHGATIVSSFYTPIILANMAANVKGANHFFAGDPMNAFVIIGGSGATLGMAIWLFSRAKSAQLREIGKAEIVPAIFNINEPIIFGLPIVYNVQLFIPFVFAPLASGIVAYLAVTSKLVHKIIVQQPWPTPVGLGGFIATASWEGAVLAIICAAVAFAVWYPFIRHYDRTLLKKEQAMATEEIK; translated from the coding sequence ATGGAAAACTCAGATGCATTTAAAGAAAAAATGACGAATGCAGTTGGAAAATTTGCTGGTTCACGTTTTGTTCGAGCAATTATGGAAGCGGGTTATAGTGTTATTGCTTTTTCAATTATTGGAGCAATGTTTTTGATTTTAGAAGTCTTACCGCAAGCCTTTCCGATTCCAGGCTTTGCTGGTTTTTATGCAGAAACTTTAGGACGTTTTACTAATTTGTTCCAAGTAGTTTATAATTCAACAATGGGAATTTTAGCACTGATTTTTGCTGGGACATTCACTTATAGTTATACCAAAATTTATCAAGAAGAAGAACATCTTAACTTGAATCCTCTGAATGGATTACTGATGTTTTTAATGGCAATGTTTATTACCGTGCCACAATTAGTTTGGAAAGGCGGTACAGTTCAGTTTGTTCAATCTTTAAATAAAGCTAATATCATTGGCGGTGGTTATGCGGTTTCAGCCTCAGGGGTTACCCGAATTGCAGCTGTTGGTATTTTTACTGGGTTAGTTGTTGGTTGGTTAACGGTTCAAATTTACCGTTTTACAATTAAACATAATTGGTCAATCAAGATGCCGGCTTCAGTTCCAGCTGGAGTAGCCAATTCATTTAGTGCTCTGATTCCAGGATTTTGTGTAGCATTTGTAATTGCATTACTCAACCTTATTTTAGTATTTGCGGGAACAGATATTTTCAAGGTCTTGTATATTCCGTTTTCATTTGTTAGCAATATTGCCGATACATGGTGGGGCTTCTTAATTATTATTTTCTTGATTCATTTTCTCTGGTGGTTTGGAATTCACGGTGCAACTATTGTTAGTTCCTTCTATACGCCGATTATTTTAGCCAACATGGCTGCAAACGTTAAAGGAGCCAATCATTTCTTTGCTGGTGATCCAATGAATGCTTTTGTTATCATTGGTGGTTCTGGGGCTACCTTGGGAATGGCAATCTGGCTGTTTTCAAGAGCAAAATCTGCCCAACTAAGAGAAATCGGTAAAGCAGAAATTGTCCCGGCGATCTTTAACATCAATGAACCGATTATTTTTGGCTTGCCAATTGTTTACAATGTCCAGTTGTTTATTCCGTTTGTGTTTGCTCCACTTGCATCAGGAATAGTGGCGTATCTTGCAGTAACTTCTAAGCTAGTTCATAAAATTATTGTTCAGCAACCATGGCCAACGCCAGTTGGATTAGGTGGTTTTATTGCGACAGCTAGCTGGGAAGGTGCAGTTTTAGCGATTATCTGTGCGGCAGTGGCCTTTGCCGTGTGGTATCCATTTATCAGACACTATGATCGTACTTTACTGAAAAAAGAACAAGCAATGGCAACCGAAGAAATTAAATAA
- a CDS encoding PTS lactose/cellobiose transporter subunit IIA, which translates to MAESSEEEQQLMQAMGLITNAGNAKSLAMEAIHAAHDNDFTEAQAKIDEANKALIEAHNMQTKMLTAEANGQHSQLTLLTVHSQDHLMTAITFIDLAQELIKVYHKLADSDSK; encoded by the coding sequence ATGGCAGAAAGTAGTGAAGAAGAGCAACAGTTAATGCAAGCAATGGGACTGATCACCAATGCGGGAAATGCAAAATCGTTGGCGATGGAAGCAATTCATGCTGCACATGACAATGATTTTACAGAAGCTCAAGCTAAAATTGATGAAGCTAACAAAGCATTAATTGAGGCACACAATATGCAAACCAAAATGTTGACAGCAGAAGCCAATGGACAACATTCCCAATTGACGTTGCTAACTGTTCATTCACAAGATCATTTAATGACGGCTATCACCTTTATCGATTTAGCCCAAGAATTAATAAAAGTTTATCATAAATTAGCGGATTCTGATAGTAAATAA
- a CDS encoding PTS sugar transporter subunit IIB produces the protein MSEETKTIMLCCAAGMSTSMLVKRMQEAASQKKVVAKIFACPAAEVSEKLEQENINCILLGPQVRYMLNDIKKKVGDKPIKVDVINMQAYGMMNGEKVLEQGLSLID, from the coding sequence ATGAGTGAAGAAACAAAAACAATTATGTTATGCTGTGCTGCTGGCATGAGTACCAGTATGTTGGTTAAACGAATGCAAGAAGCTGCCAGTCAAAAAAAAGTTGTAGCCAAGATTTTTGCTTGCCCAGCTGCAGAAGTAAGTGAGAAGTTAGAGCAAGAAAATATTAATTGTATTTTATTAGGACCACAAGTTCGTTACATGTTGAATGATATAAAGAAAAAAGTTGGTGATAAACCAATTAAGGTTGATGTCATTAATATGCAAGCGTATGGCATGATGAATGGGGAAAAAGTTTTGGAGCAAGGATTGAGTTTAATTGATTAA
- a CDS encoding MurR/RpiR family transcriptional regulator, producing MIDLKDFTPTEIIIYNYLIAHPSEILKLSIRQLAGTVHVSSASIIRCIKKMGYDSFYEFKFASKQQKLDLQTAQLATNYDTEIIDLSHEFFKRPLLQQYSRELTSFKKLISNTNNVLFFGIGTSGVLAQYGARQFSNFGVNSIYNIDPFYPLPKELHSNTNQIAIMLSVSGETPEVVDRAVSLKGENFHIISITNNNYCTLAKVSEINFAYNVKPEVIKDTLNITTQVPVLFILESLARNIGQR from the coding sequence ATGATTGACTTGAAAGACTTCACTCCAACAGAAATTATAATTTACAACTATTTAATTGCCCATCCAAGTGAAATACTCAAGCTAAGTATTCGTCAACTAGCGGGTACCGTCCATGTTTCATCCGCCTCAATTATTAGGTGCATCAAAAAAATGGGTTACGATAGTTTCTATGAATTTAAATTTGCTTCAAAACAACAAAAGCTCGACCTGCAAACTGCACAATTAGCAACAAACTACGACACAGAAATTATTGATTTATCACACGAATTTTTCAAACGACCTTTGTTGCAACAATATTCACGTGAGTTGACTTCTTTTAAAAAGTTAATCAGTAACACCAACAACGTTCTTTTTTTTGGAATTGGGACCTCCGGTGTATTAGCACAATATGGGGCTCGCCAATTTTCAAATTTTGGGGTTAACTCAATCTACAATATCGATCCTTTCTATCCTTTACCTAAAGAACTGCATAGTAACACTAATCAAATTGCAATTATGCTTTCAGTTAGTGGAGAAACCCCGGAAGTTGTGGATCGAGCTGTTAGTTTAAAAGGAGAGAATTTCCATATCATTAGTATTACTAATAATAATTACTGCACGTTAGCAAAAGTGTCAGAAATCAATTTTGCTTATAATGTTAAGCCTGAAGTTATTAAGGATACTCTCAACATTACTACACAAGTTCCAGTACTTTTCATCTTAGAATCGCTCGCTAGAAATATTGGTCAACGCTAA
- a CDS encoding Cof-type HAD-IIB family hydrolase — MELKMIAIDLDGTLLNSHGKILPRTLAAIKTVLTRKIKVVFCTGRSLVGIQKYLRELGINNQSDQYVITFNGAVIETTAGQVLSSCLINNQYYRTLTVFGQQHQLPFNVAVPDGRLYTANYDVNRLIILQAWENSAGLLIRQPKELPSDFEIAKGLYVGEKKLISQMEPLVTATFGQQLYIVRTSDNFLEVMHPKVSKGQALKKLSNICTIKSSEIMAIGDGENDIPLFDFAGIAVAMGNGTVRAKQHADYVTADNDTDGVAAAIEKLANN; from the coding sequence ATGGAACTTAAAATGATCGCAATTGATCTTGATGGTACATTGCTAAACTCTCACGGAAAAATTTTACCACGAACTTTAGCTGCAATTAAGACGGTGCTTACACGTAAAATAAAAGTTGTATTTTGCACAGGCCGATCCTTGGTTGGAATTCAAAAGTACTTACGTGAATTAGGGATTAACAATCAATCGGATCAATATGTAATTACTTTTAATGGTGCTGTAATTGAAACAACGGCTGGGCAAGTATTAAGTAGCTGTCTAATTAATAACCAGTACTATCGAACATTAACTGTTTTTGGACAACAGCATCAGTTACCTTTTAATGTTGCTGTACCTGATGGAAGGCTTTACACTGCTAATTACGATGTTAATCGATTGATTATTTTACAAGCTTGGGAAAATTCAGCAGGTCTTTTAATTCGTCAACCTAAAGAATTGCCATCAGATTTTGAAATTGCTAAGGGATTGTATGTTGGCGAAAAAAAATTAATTTCACAGATGGAACCGCTTGTTACAGCGACGTTTGGTCAACAATTATATATTGTTCGGACTAGTGATAATTTTTTAGAAGTTATGCATCCAAAAGTCAGTAAAGGCCAAGCTTTAAAAAAATTGTCAAACATTTGCACAATTAAAAGCAGTGAAATTATGGCGATTGGGGACGGAGAAAATGATATCCCACTGTTTGATTTTGCTGGAATAGCAGTTGCAATGGGGAATGGAACTGTTAGAGCTAAACAGCACGCTGACTATGTTACCGCTGATAATGACACAGATGGGGTAGCGGCCGCAATTGAAAAATTGGCTAATAATTGA
- a CDS encoding 6-phospho-beta-glucosidase, translated as MKYKIPKDFLWGGAVAAHQLEGGWQADGKGISIADVMTAGANGVPRQITAGVLSDKFYPNHEAIDFYHHYKEDIKLFAEMGFKSFRTSIAWTRIFPQGDEELPNEAGLKFYDNLFAECHKYGIEPVITLAHFEIPYHLVKEYGGWRDRRVIDFFIRFATTVFKRYRHQVKYWMTFNEINNQTDYQEQFLMATDSGLVLEPNDPDSEALMYQAAHYELVASALAVKIGHQINPEFKIGCMINVSPLYPATCNPQDTFQALKAMQRRYWFADVHALGSYPRHMEAFFAEKGLRSDITAEDRIVLAEGTVDYIGFSYYNSMTVAAQTTNPEFHFVGPEAVQKNPYLQASDWGWPIDPLGLRYSLNWLADHYHKPLMIVENGLGAKDELTADDQIHDQYRIAYLKAHIQAMKDAIEKDGVPVIGYTPWGCIDLVSAGTGQMSKRYGFIYVDRDDQGKGSNRRLKKDSFYWYQKVIKTNGSELD; from the coding sequence ATGAAATATAAAATACCAAAAGACTTTTTGTGGGGTGGGGCAGTTGCCGCCCACCAATTAGAAGGAGGTTGGCAAGCTGACGGGAAAGGAATTAGTATTGCAGATGTAATGACAGCAGGCGCTAATGGAGTTCCACGGCAAATTACAGCAGGCGTTTTGTCAGATAAATTTTATCCAAATCACGAGGCTATTGATTTTTATCATCATTACAAAGAAGATATTAAATTATTTGCCGAAATGGGATTTAAGAGTTTTCGAACATCAATTGCCTGGACGAGAATTTTCCCGCAAGGTGATGAAGAGCTACCTAACGAAGCTGGTTTAAAATTCTATGATAATTTATTTGCTGAATGTCACAAATATGGAATTGAGCCGGTTATTACGTTGGCTCACTTTGAAATTCCGTATCATTTGGTAAAAGAATATGGTGGATGGCGTGATCGCCGGGTAATCGACTTCTTTATTCGTTTTGCAACCACAGTGTTTAAACGTTATCGTCATCAGGTGAAATATTGGATGACTTTTAATGAAATAAATAATCAAACTGACTATCAAGAACAATTTTTAATGGCAACCGATTCTGGATTAGTGTTAGAACCAAATGATCCAGATAGTGAAGCATTAATGTATCAGGCTGCTCATTACGAACTAGTTGCTAGTGCTTTAGCGGTTAAAATTGGTCATCAAATTAATCCCGAATTTAAAATTGGCTGTATGATTAACGTTTCACCGCTATATCCTGCAACTTGCAATCCACAGGATACTTTCCAAGCATTGAAAGCGATGCAGCGGCGGTATTGGTTTGCCGATGTTCATGCATTGGGGAGCTATCCACGTCATATGGAGGCTTTCTTTGCTGAAAAAGGGTTACGGTCAGATATTACTGCTGAAGATCGGATTGTTCTAGCTGAAGGAACCGTAGATTATATTGGTTTTAGCTACTATAATTCAATGACGGTTGCTGCACAGACCACTAATCCTGAATTTCACTTTGTCGGACCCGAAGCAGTCCAAAAAAATCCATATTTACAAGCCAGCGATTGGGGGTGGCCGATTGATCCACTTGGCTTGAGGTATTCTTTAAATTGGTTGGCAGATCATTATCATAAACCATTGATGATTGTGGAGAATGGTCTGGGGGCAAAAGATGAGCTAACTGCTGACGACCAGATTCATGATCAGTATCGAATTGCTTATCTGAAAGCGCATATTCAAGCGATGAAAGACGCAATTGAAAAGGATGGAGTACCGGTTATTGGTTACACTCCATGGGGATGTATTGATTTAGTTTCCGCTGGAACGGGTCAAATGTCGAAAAGATATGGTTTTATTTATGTTGATCGTGATGACCAAGGAAAAGGTAGTAATAGGCGTTTAAAGAAGGATTCATTTTACTGGTATCAAAAGGTTATTAAAACTAATGGTTCAGAGCTGGATTAG